One Brachyspira suanatina DNA segment encodes these proteins:
- a CDS encoding BspA family leucine-rich repeat surface protein → MKYKPQTKDELKELLKDENIYLGDINTSLITDMSTLFFNNIREDFSGIETWDVSHVTSMGGMFKNAVNFNHNINNWDVSNVTVMSAMFCGAKSFNQPLDKWNTSNVKYMMEMFKNAENFNQNINSWDVSNVESMREMFYGCIIFNEPLDNWNTSKVDCMNGMFFGASRFNQPLNNWDVFNVEFMDNMFERASNFNQPLNNWNTSNLKNIINMFCNCSSFNQDLNSWKTEKIEYMNQAFLNASSFNQDNIKNWNFKNVKEFDRIFNNVSLNLILKIYSFQSSKSAISNLEKIISKFDKKEVYKIGLKYNKKSVADILKKLENTCYDELKELVDSKEEIIKEYKELEKSEKKLETKKDKKDSKQTKMYQPKNKNELIKLIAEKTKLDKIDTSLITDMSNLFKGSKLKKFDGIESWNVSNVVNMESMFEGASGFNHNIESWDVSKVENMSYMFKKCKKFNYPLNDWNVSSVVNMEGMLSNCESFNQPLYKWNVSNVKDMSKMFYYTKNFNQNINDWNVSNVENMSCMFQGAVNFNSALDKWNVSNVKYMSLMFCFTKSFNQNLESWKLGENVSIKYAFIDSPIENNPPSWYKN, encoded by the coding sequence ATGAAATATAAACCTCAGACAAAAGATGAATTAAAAGAATTGTTAAAAGATGAAAATATATATTTAGGCGATATTAATACAAGTTTAATAACTGATATGAGTACATTGTTTTTTAATAATATAAGAGAAGATTTTTCAGGTATAGAAACTTGGGACGTTTCTCATGTAACAAGTATGGGCGGAATGTTCAAAAATGCAGTTAATTTTAATCATAATATAAATAATTGGGATGTATCCAATGTTACAGTTATGTCTGCTATGTTTTGCGGTGCTAAAAGTTTCAATCAGCCTTTAGATAAATGGAATACTTCAAATGTTAAATACATGATGGAGATGTTTAAGAATGCTGAAAATTTTAATCAAAATATAAATAGCTGGGACGTTTCTAATGTGGAAAGTATGAGAGAAATGTTTTACGGCTGTATAATATTTAATGAACCTTTGGATAATTGGAATACTTCTAAAGTTGACTGTATGAACGGTATGTTTTTTGGAGCTTCAAGATTTAATCAGCCTTTAAATAATTGGGACGTTTTTAATGTAGAATTTATGGATAATATGTTTGAAAGAGCTTCTAATTTTAATCAGCCTCTTAATAATTGGAATACTTCTAATTTAAAAAATATAATAAATATGTTTTGTAATTGCTCTTCATTTAATCAGGATTTAAACAGTTGGAAAACAGAAAAAATAGAATATATGAATCAAGCATTTCTTAATGCTTCATCTTTTAATCAGGATAATATTAAAAACTGGAATTTTAAAAATGTTAAAGAATTCGACAGAATTTTTAATAATGTTTCATTGAATTTAATTTTAAAAATATATTCTTTTCAAAGCTCAAAGTCTGCTATATCAAATCTTGAAAAAATTATAAGTAAATTTGATAAAAAAGAAGTTTATAAAATCGGATTAAAATATAATAAAAAATCTGTAGCTGATATTCTAAAAAAGTTAGAAAATACTTGTTATGATGAATTAAAAGAACTAGTTGATAGTAAAGAAGAAATTATAAAGGAATATAAAGAATTAGAAAAATCAGAAAAGAAATTAGAAACAAAAAAAGATAAAAAAGATAGTAAACAAACTAAAATGTATCAGCCAAAAAACAAAAATGAATTAATAAAACTAATAGCAGAGAAAACAAAACTTGATAAAATAGACACTTCTTTAATAACAGATATGAGTAATCTTTTTAAAGGTTCCAAATTAAAAAAGTTTGACGGTATAGAAAGTTGGAACGTATCTAATGTAGTGAATATGGAAAGTATGTTTGAGGGAGCATCAGGTTTTAATCATAATATTGAGAGCTGGGACGTTTCAAAAGTAGAAAATATGAGTTATATGTTTAAGAAATGTAAAAAGTTTAATTATCCGCTTAATGATTGGAATGTGTCATCAGTTGTTAATATGGAAGGTATGCTTTCTAATTGTGAAAGTTTTAATCAGCCATTATACAAATGGAATGTAAGTAATGTAAAAGATATGTCTAAAATGTTTTATTATACTAAAAATTTTAATCAAAATATTAATGACTGGAATGTATCTAATGTAGAAAATATGAGCTGTATGTTTCAAGGAGCTGTTAATTTTAATAGTGCTTTAGACAAGTGGAATGTATCTAATGTAAAATATATGTCGTTAATGTTTTGTTTTACTAAAAGTTTTAATCAGAATTTAGAATCTTGGAAGTTAGGAGAAAATGTTAGTATAAAATATGCTTTTATTGATTCTCCTATAGAAAATAATCCTCCTTCTTGGTATAAAAATTAA
- the pnuC gene encoding nicotinamide riboside transporter PnuC, with amino-acid sequence MKNFIKNELQNWKAIEVIWIIIASAIILSLSIYWKENIIGIVSSISGILCVILTGKGKLSSYIFGMVNTILYSIIAFNAKYYGEFMLNVFYYIPMNIVGFVLWSKNINSESQEVIKTKLNNKFKIIIFALSFISIFIYGLILKKLGGSLPFVDSASTVFAVTAQILCVKRCTEQWIMWILVNILNISIWYINFSSGGDNIATLLMWSVYLINAVFMFIKWYREANLQK; translated from the coding sequence ATGAAAAACTTCATAAAAAATGAACTTCAAAATTGGAAAGCCATAGAAGTTATATGGATTATAATTGCAAGCGCTATAATATTATCGCTTTCTATTTATTGGAAAGAAAACATTATTGGTATAGTATCATCAATAAGCGGTATATTATGCGTTATACTTACTGGTAAAGGAAAATTATCTTCATATATATTTGGAATGGTCAATACTATTCTTTATTCTATTATAGCTTTTAATGCAAAATATTACGGTGAGTTTATGCTCAATGTATTTTATTATATACCTATGAATATAGTTGGTTTTGTATTATGGAGCAAAAATATAAATAGTGAAAGCCAAGAAGTAATAAAAACAAAATTAAATAATAAATTTAAAATAATAATATTTGCTTTATCTTTTATATCAATATTTATTTACGGACTTATATTAAAAAAATTAGGCGGTTCGCTTCCATTTGTTGATAGTGCAAGTACTGTATTTGCTGTAACTGCTCAGATACTATGCGTAAAGAGATGTACAGAACAATGGATAATGTGGATATTAGTAAACATTTTAAATATTTCTATATGGTATATTAATTTCTCAAGCGGCGGAGATAATATAGCAACTTTGCTTATGTGGAGTGTTTATTTAATTAATGCTGTGTTTATGTTTATTAAATGGTATAGAGAAGCTAATTTACAAAAATAA
- a CDS encoding MerR family transcriptional regulator, with protein MAKRDENNNIDKNAKRDINNFDLYYFIKNKKYYLPRYSFILKSKKRLMSIGEFLNLLEENNIKNMSINLLREWDNKELLLAYRVEKGMIRTESRYYIVEHIDIVKEIVKLKSYGLEIREIEKVIFENKSFEILFLSKIIKNKELFMKMKDIINNIEEIENKLAVSLCNEIKTIFNINDDDFKDTFNDKYLNTILNDYKKSNLNTDESSILLLSLILLSLYNSYDNNSFDKKKFSKQFYKIISENKNHT; from the coding sequence ATGGCTAAAAGAGATGAAAACAACAATATAGATAAAAATGCTAAGAGAGACATAAACAATTTTGATTTATATTATTTTATAAAAAATAAAAAATATTACTTGCCAAGATATTCATTTATTTTGAAAAGCAAAAAAAGATTAATGTCTATAGGAGAATTTTTAAATCTTTTGGAAGAAAATAATATAAAGAATATGAGCATTAATTTATTAAGAGAATGGGATAATAAAGAACTTCTTCTAGCATATAGAGTTGAAAAAGGAATGATTAGAACAGAAAGCAGATACTATATAGTGGAGCATATTGATATTGTAAAAGAGATAGTGAAACTAAAATCCTACGGGCTTGAAATAAGAGAGATAGAAAAGGTTATTTTTGAAAATAAATCTTTTGAAATACTTTTCCTATCAAAAATAATAAAAAATAAAGAGTTATTTATGAAGATGAAAGACATAATAAATAATATAGAAGAGATTGAAAACAAATTAGCAGTTTCGCTTTGTAATGAAATTAAAACAATTTTCAATATTAATGATGATGATTTTAAAGACACTTTTAATGATAAATATTTAAACACTATATTGAATGATTATAAAAAGAGCAATTTAAATACTGATGAATCAAGCATATTATTATTATCTTTAATACTTTTAAGTTTGTATAATTCTTATGATAATAATTCTTTTGACAAGAAAAAATTCTCTAAACAGTTTTATAAAATCATTAGTGAAAATAAAAATCATACCTAA
- the metK gene encoding methionine adenosyltransferase, with protein MAEIKNYYFSSESVTEGHPDKICDAVSDAVLDECLKQDPNSRVACETLAKTGMIMIAGEITTKAKLDYQKIARDTVRRIGYTSSDMGFDADTCAVMESIAEQSPDIDMGVSAGKGLFNSESSNVSEGAGDQGIMFGYAINETETFMPLTIHLAHRLAERLTKIRKDKVVDYLRPDGKSQVTVEYKDGKAARIEAVVISTQHAAGVDHKQIEADIKKYVINEICPANMLDENTKYYINPTGSFVVGGPMGDCGLTGRKIIVDSYGGHGAHGGGAFSGKDPTKVDRSACYMARYVAKNIVASGIADRALVQFAYAIGVPEPLSVYVNTFGTAKVHDEVLANIVAKELDLTPAGIIKRLDLRRPIYEKTTAYGHFGRELPEFTWEKTDIKDLFANAK; from the coding sequence ATGGCAGAGATAAAGAATTATTATTTCTCTTCTGAGTCGGTAACAGAAGGCCATCCTGATAAGATCTGCGATGCCGTAAGCGATGCGGTCTTAGACGAATGTTTAAAACAAGATCCTAATTCTAGAGTTGCATGTGAAACTTTGGCAAAAACTGGAATGATCATGATTGCCGGAGAAATCACTACAAAAGCTAAATTGGATTATCAAAAAATCGCTAGAGATACCGTAAGGCGAATAGGATACACAAGCAGCGATATGGGTTTTGACGCTGATACTTGTGCTGTCATGGAGTCTATTGCAGAACAGTCTCCAGATATAGATATGGGAGTTAGTGCCGGAAAAGGATTATTCAATTCTGAATCATCAAATGTTTCTGAGGGTGCAGGCGACCAGGGTATAATGTTCGGTTATGCTATAAATGAAACTGAAACATTCATGCCTTTAACTATACATTTAGCCCATAGATTGGCAGAACGTTTAACTAAGATTAGAAAAGACAAAGTAGTTGACTATTTAAGACCAGACGGAAAAAGTCAGGTTACTGTTGAATATAAAGACGGTAAAGCTGCAAGAATAGAAGCTGTTGTTATTTCTACTCAGCATGCTGCTGGTGTTGATCATAAGCAGATAGAAGCTGACATTAAAAAATATGTTATTAATGAAATATGTCCGGCTAATATGCTTGATGAAAACACAAAATATTATATTAACCCAACAGGTTCATTCGTAGTTGGCGGACCTATGGGAGACTGCGGATTAACAGGAAGAAAAATCATCGTAGACAGTTACGGCGGACATGGTGCTCATGGCGGCGGAGCTTTCTCTGGTAAAGATCCTACAAAAGTAGACAGAAGTGCTTGTTATATGGCTAGGTATGTTGCTAAAAATATTGTTGCTTCTGGTATAGCTGACAGAGCATTAGTACAGTTTGCTTATGCAATTGGTGTTCCTGAGCCTTTATCTGTATATGTTAATACTTTCGGTACAGCAAAAGTACATGATGAAGTATTAGCGAATATAGTTGCTAAAGAACTTGATTTAACTCCTGCAGGTATAATCAAAAGATTAGATTTAAGAAGACCTATCTACGAAAAAACTACTGCTTATGGACATTTCGGCAGAGAGCTTCCAGAGTTCACTTGGGAAAAAACAGATATAAAAGATTTGTTTGCTAATGCTAAATAA
- the recF gene encoding DNA replication/repair protein RecF (All proteins in this family for which functions are known are DNA-binding proteins that assist the filamentation of RecA onto DNA for the initiation of recombination or recombinational repair.): MILKELTLRSFRNYNENIFEFSDKINVLYGHNGSGKTNILEAIYMLGNGVSFRTRLDRELVKNGNDNYFLRGVFREDELNYDTNIEIAYQKKIKKVFIDKKEVSSRKDLIGKILYVIFLPNDTDLVIAEPKLRRDYFNMLISTISLEYLQCLIKYNKLLKMRNICLSTKPNEAYIYNSDMAKLSIYIANENKKYSKILEENMNEIYKNIFHNENPYAIKYQSTIEDINNESEYIKKLESTLQEQIRMRTTYFGIHRAEYQFFYKDSLSKKFSSQGEKRMFTLIMKLASEKILSEYRKKRPILLIDDAMLELDNTRRDNILEYIKTLGQVFITVTEKEKVKNFENGKVFDIPNIRM, encoded by the coding sequence ATGATACTTAAAGAACTTACATTACGTTCTTTTAGAAACTACAATGAAAATATATTTGAATTTTCTGATAAAATTAATGTACTTTATGGTCATAATGGCTCCGGCAAAACTAATATACTTGAAGCAATATATATGCTTGGAAATGGAGTATCATTTAGAACCAGACTTGACAGGGAACTTGTAAAAAATGGTAATGATAATTATTTTTTACGCGGTGTTTTTAGAGAAGATGAACTTAATTATGACACTAATATAGAAATAGCATATCAAAAAAAAATAAAAAAAGTATTTATAGATAAAAAAGAAGTATCATCAAGAAAAGATTTAATAGGAAAAATACTTTATGTTATATTCCTTCCCAATGATACAGATTTGGTAATAGCAGAACCAAAATTAAGACGCGATTATTTTAATATGCTTATATCAACAATATCATTAGAATATTTACAATGCTTAATCAAATATAATAAGCTTTTAAAAATGAGAAATATTTGTTTAAGTACAAAGCCTAATGAAGCATATATTTATAATAGCGACATGGCAAAACTTTCAATTTATATAGCTAATGAAAATAAAAAATATTCTAAAATTTTAGAAGAAAACATGAATGAAATTTATAAAAATATATTTCATAATGAAAACCCTTATGCAATAAAATATCAATCTACAATAGAAGATATAAATAATGAAAGCGAATATATAAAAAAACTAGAAAGCACATTACAAGAACAAATAAGAATGCGTACAACCTATTTCGGTATACACAGAGCAGAGTATCAATTCTTCTATAAAGATTCATTATCAAAGAAATTCTCATCACAGGGCGAAAAAAGAATGTTCACTCTTATAATGAAATTGGCAAGTGAAAAAATATTATCAGAGTACAGGAAAAAACGCCCTATTCTACTAATAGATGATGCCATGCTTGAACTTGATAATACAAGACGCGATAATATACTTGAATATATAAAAACTTTGGGACAGGTATTCATAACAGTAACAGAAAAAGAGAAAGTGAAAAACTTTGAAAACGGAAAAGTATTTGATATACCAAATATAAGAATGTAA
- a CDS encoding AAA family ATPase, with amino-acid sequence MYSVGMYGGSFNPLHLGHVRCIIEAANQCKKLYIVLAVGNNRNEIDKKIRYRWLYQLTKHIGNVKIIFIEDNANTKEEYTEDFWEEDSIKIKNAIGEKIDAVFCGDDYKNKDSFYTRYYKDSELIFIERNEISSSKIRENVYKYWDYLPNIVKPYYTKKVLLLGSESTGKSTLTINLANYYNTNYIEEAGRELSEKSGTDLLMLSEDFTEILLTHKLNEIKSIESSNKILFVDTDAIITNFYMHFLEDENIIDNERLAKAIIHINKYDAILFLEPDVDFVQDGDRSEVIKNDRIKYSNKIKDILHNLNIKYYSINGDYQSRFKKSVYIVNKLLEK; translated from the coding sequence ATGTATAGTGTAGGAATGTACGGAGGTTCTTTCAATCCTCTTCATCTTGGGCATGTAAGATGCATAATAGAAGCTGCTAATCAATGTAAAAAACTTTATATTGTTTTGGCTGTAGGTAATAACAGAAATGAAATTGATAAAAAAATAAGATACCGCTGGCTTTATCAATTAACAAAGCATATTGGAAATGTGAAGATTATATTTATAGAAGATAATGCAAATACAAAAGAAGAATATACAGAAGATTTTTGGGAAGAAGATTCTATAAAAATAAAAAATGCTATAGGTGAAAAAATCGATGCTGTATTTTGCGGAGATGATTATAAAAATAAAGATTCTTTTTATACAAGATATTATAAAGATTCAGAGTTAATATTTATAGAGAGAAATGAAATAAGTTCTTCAAAAATTAGAGAAAATGTTTATAAATACTGGGATTATTTGCCTAATATAGTAAAGCCTTATTATACAAAAAAAGTTCTATTATTAGGGAGCGAAAGCACAGGAAAATCCACTCTCACAATTAATTTAGCAAATTACTATAATACCAACTATATAGAAGAAGCAGGCAGAGAATTATCCGAAAAATCTGGTACTGATTTACTCATGCTTTCAGAAGATTTTACGGAAATACTTCTTACTCATAAATTAAATGAAATAAAATCAATAGAAAGCAGCAATAAAATATTATTTGTTGATACTGATGCTATAATTACAAATTTTTATATGCATTTCTTAGAAGATGAAAATATTATTGATAATGAAAGACTTGCAAAGGCTATTATACATATAAATAAATATGATGCTATACTATTTTTAGAGCCTGATGTTGATTTTGTTCAGGACGGCGACAGAAGCGAAGTAATAAAGAATGACAGAATTAAATACAGCAATAAAATAAAAGATATACTCCATAATTTAAATATAAAATACTATTCTATAAATGGAGATTATCAGTCAAGATTTAAAAAATCTGTTTATATAGTAAATAAATTATTAGAAAAATAA
- a CDS encoding vWA domain-containing protein, with protein MTFVSPKFLFLLLTLPIIIFLYIQTRKNHSYSVKHPRVSMSKVLKSRYYVKDIPFMLIILALAFSIIGLARPAKVSHLSDINGEGIYISLVVDVSPSMMAEDMMPTRLEASKKTMIDFIKKRNFDKISLVSFALRASVLSPATFDYTSLEEEIKKIEIDEEGSTSIGLGIATAVDMLRSVKEDNEKIIILLTDGENNSGEIDPKLASEIASNFNIKIYTIGIGDANGSHAWVTYDDPSYGKRRIRADFTLNEESLIDIAATTGGKYFNAKNASALDNVYNTIDRLEKKPILDDDLIQYDELYKPFIIIAFLCLCLSIILSTTRFLIIP; from the coding sequence ATGACTTTTGTATCTCCGAAATTTTTATTCTTACTGCTAACTTTACCTATTATAATATTTTTATATATACAAACAAGAAAGAATCATTCTTATTCTGTAAAACATCCAAGAGTAAGTATGTCTAAAGTATTAAAATCAAGATATTATGTTAAAGATATCCCATTTATGCTTATTATTTTGGCACTTGCTTTTTCTATAATAGGTTTAGCACGTCCTGCAAAAGTTTCACATCTATCAGATATTAATGGAGAAGGTATTTATATTTCTCTTGTAGTAGACGTTTCTCCTTCTATGATGGCTGAAGATATGATGCCTACAAGGCTTGAAGCTTCAAAAAAAACTATGATAGACTTTATAAAAAAGAGAAATTTTGATAAAATAAGTTTAGTATCATTTGCTTTACGTGCTTCTGTGCTTTCACCTGCTACATTTGACTATACTTCATTGGAAGAAGAAATAAAAAAAATAGAAATAGATGAAGAAGGTTCTACATCAATAGGGCTTGGAATAGCTACTGCTGTTGATATGCTTAGAAGTGTAAAAGAAGATAATGAAAAAATCATAATACTTCTTACAGACGGTGAAAATAACTCTGGAGAAATAGATCCTAAACTAGCCTCTGAAATAGCATCAAATTTCAACATAAAAATATATACAATAGGTATAGGTGATGCCAATGGAAGTCATGCTTGGGTTACTTATGATGATCCTAGCTATGGTAAAAGAAGAATAAGGGCAGATTTTACACTCAATGAAGAATCTTTAATAGATATAGCAGCTACTACAGGCGGTAAATATTTCAATGCTAAAAACGCTTCCGCTTTAGATAATGTTTATAATACAATAGACAGATTAGAAAAAAAGCCTATATTAGATGATGACTTGATTCAGTATGATGAACTTTATAAACCATTTATTATAATAGCTTTTCTTTGCTTATGCCTGAGTATTATACTTTCTACAACCAGATTTTTGATAATACCATAG